In the genome of Enterococcus sp. DIV2402, the window AAGATAAGGTGTTACTAGTGCAAGATACAAAAACGAAAGAATGGTCCTTGCCGGGCGGATATGGTGATGTTGGTTTATCGCCAAAAGAAAATATCATCAAAGAAGTCCAAGAGGAAACAAATTTACTAGTTACTCCAAATAAATTGTTAGCCGTTTTTGATACCAATTTACGAAAAGATATTCCACAAATCTTCCAGTATTATAAACTCGTCTTTGCTTGTCAAGTTGTATCTAATTCTCAAGCATTCGAAAAAAATATTGAAACTTCACAAATGGCATATTTTGGCTTAAATGAGTTACCCTCACTTTCAAAGAAACGTACAACCAAAGAACAGTTAATCCAATTGTTTTCACAACACGAGACTTGTTATTTTGAGTAAAAAAAAATCCATCAAAATTCCCCAAACTACCTAGTCTAGTTTGGGGATTTCGCTTATTTTATTTTTTCTGCTAATGATTCTGAAGCAAGCTTGCCTGAAGTCAACGCCCAAGCATTATTTGCCCCAGATGGAGAATCATCTCCCATCACGCCACCAACAATTTCACCTGCTGCGTACAAGCCTAGAATAATTTCTCCTTCTTTATTGATTACTTGTAATTGTTCATTAGCAACTAAACCACCCATCGTTGTAGCAAAACGTGGTTTTTGTTCAACAAGATAATACGGTCCTTCACCAATTTTTTTCGGCATAAATTCAACTGGCCGTTGGAAATCTTTATCTTCTTTTACTTCAACGTATCCATTATACGTCTCAATTGTACGATTCAAAGTAGTCGCATCAATAGCTGCAGCTTCTGCTAGTTCATTTATCGTGTCACCATGGAAGAAATAAGGTGTGGTTGAACCATTATTCTCTAACCATTTTTCAATATCATTTTCACTAATTCCCGCTTCTGCAACAGCTGGTTTAAATAAATCAAATGCTTCTTGATCCATTAATAAATAAAGCATTTGTTCTGGCTGAGCTAATTCGACTTCCAAAATTTCTCGATTACTTGCACGTTCATTAACCACACGCTTGCCGTTCGCATTAATTAAAATAGCATTTTGTTTAAACACTGCAATATTACCAGCAATTGTAGACTTGGCTTTTCCTTTTGACACTTCGACACCATTTGGATAGGTTTTTCCATACTCCATCAAACGTGTAGCTGCATTAATTTCATCAGTTTCAGTTAAAATAATGCCATCGCCTGTGGAAGATTCTGGTCCGTAATACAATACATTTTTCAAATTATCTGTTAATAATTCTTGATTATTTCCATAGCCACCAGAAGCAATAATTAC includes:
- a CDS encoding NUDIX hydrolase N-terminal domain-containing protein yields the protein MDYLAIYKRLFAIAEVGLVYGKDAFDQERYTELRQLSLQLIQQLGNEPFEVIEELFAHEIGYQTPKIDVRAFITKQDKVLLVQDTKTKEWSLPGGYGDVGLSPKENIIKEVQEETNLLVTPNKLLAVFDTNLRKDIPQIFQYYKLVFACQVVSNSQAFEKNIETSQMAYFGLNELPSLSKKRTTKEQLIQLFSQHETCYFE